In Trueperaceae bacterium, a genomic segment contains:
- a CDS encoding TrmH family RNA methyltransferase, producing MPPAPDLPRQLPRWRPDLGYGWVVGEFAVRALLRDAPGRALEVRLHRDADPALRRDLEGACAAAGVPLEADDAAVEAKRSKANATVLGLLRTHDDALEASAPQVALVGPREPGNVGTALRTAVALGVRDVAVIGGVHPRSPHALRASLGTAFAARVARPASLPAWAETARREGGAPPLLLHGRGARTLRDVAAAGAPRPLRLAVGPEWPGFADADLRHGTPVRIDVAAEAESLNVAVALGIALHHLGPYATR from the coding sequence GTGCCGCCCGCCCCCGACCTCCCGCGGCAGCTGCCCCGGTGGCGGCCGGACCTGGGGTACGGCTGGGTGGTTGGCGAATTCGCGGTCCGGGCGCTGCTGCGCGACGCCCCCGGGCGCGCCCTCGAGGTGCGCCTCCACCGCGACGCGGACCCCGCCCTCCGGCGCGACCTCGAGGGGGCGTGCGCGGCGGCGGGGGTGCCGCTCGAGGCGGACGACGCGGCGGTCGAAGCGAAGCGGTCGAAGGCCAACGCGACGGTGCTGGGGCTGCTGCGGACGCACGACGACGCGCTGGAGGCGAGCGCGCCGCAGGTGGCGTTGGTCGGCCCGCGCGAGCCGGGGAACGTCGGGACCGCCCTGCGCACCGCCGTCGCGCTGGGGGTGCGCGACGTCGCGGTGATCGGCGGGGTGCATCCGCGCTCGCCGCACGCCCTGCGCGCGTCGCTCGGGACGGCGTTCGCGGCGCGCGTCGCGCGGCCAGCGTCGCTGCCGGCGTGGGCGGAGACCGCCCGCCGCGAGGGGGGCGCGCCGCCGCTGCTGCTGCACGGCCGCGGCGCGCGGACCCTCCGGGACGTCGCGGCGGCCGGCGCGCCCCGCCCCCTGCGCCTGGCGGTGGGGCCGGAGTGGCCCGGCTTCGCCGACGCCGACCTGCGCCACGGCACGCCGGTCCGCATCGACGTCGCGGCGGAGGCGGAGTCGTTGAACGTCGCGGTGGCGCTCGGCATCGCCCTGCATCACCTGGGGCCGTACGCGACGCGGTAG